The window CATATTTACCTCACTCCTAcggtattaaaaaatatatacccTATTAAACGTGAGGCAtgtttattgatttttcaaTGTGCTTGCTCTCAATTTCTCAACTGGCCACAAcatacttttttctttttatttttatttttatttttatttttttttcaaaatagacaaaatagaataaataagaaaagcaattgttataaaaataaaataaaacagcgacaatatatagatatacatatatctaattatatatataataacaacgtTTGTatagttttttctttttttaattttttaatttttttttttgtttttttttttttttttaaatgtcttcaattaataaagaaaaaaaaaatcaaaaaccaaaaaagtaaagaatatttaaaacagtACATAGTAccttaaaaataatttcttagacattataaatattaggAACGAAAAGAATCAATCCGTTACAACAGAACCTGGGATTCATCCATTCATTCAGAAATTTGACCGGTTAATGGGtctctctttttaaaagttaacAACAAGTCATCTTTGGGGAAAATAGTAGCAAAAACTTTAATGGTTTCACTTAGTGGAGTAATTTCATGTTCCCAATTGGATTCCAAAGCAAATTTACCAATTAAACCGGCAAAAGTCATCATAACATATTTTTGACCTAAACAAACGTGTGGGCCTGAACCGAAAACTAACCAGTTCCTTTTAGCTTCATTAGCTTTAGAACCTTCGACCCATCTCTCTGGAATAAAGTCATCTGGGTTTTCATAAACCTCAGGATCGTGTAAAGCAGGGTATAGAGTTGGAATCAACATTGCGCCTTTAGGGGCAGTATAGTTATCAGCGACAGGAAAGTTCTTTTTTACGACATATGGAACCATCAAAACAGGTGGTCTATAACGTAAAGTTTCTTTAATGACCATGTTAgtatatttcattttatcaATTAATGGTAGAGTTAAGCGCTCTTTTGGATTGCCATTTCTAACTTCTAATTGTTCCTCTCTAACTTTTTGCAAAACATCTGGACGATCAGCTAAGATCTGGAATAACCAACAAGCCAAAGACGAGGAAGCATCTTGGGAAGCGAATAGAAAGGTAAAGACAGCCTCACTCATTTCCCTATTAGAAAACTCTCTATGCAAAAACTTAGCATCTGGATCATCACTGGTTTTGGCATCATGAATCAATTTGGCCCAAGCATCCAAAACACAGACTGGTTTCCCATTTTTGGCAGCGTGATCTTTAGCCATTTGAGCACAACcttcaaaaattttcatGGTCATATCAGCAACTTTCTTACCATACCAAGTCTTGGTGTATGGTAGAATAATTGGGAAGTTAACTAGTTCCAATGCGGCTGTAACTAAGTAGTAGTCATCAGCAACTTTTCTAATTTGATCTTTAGTGATATAATCACCGCAAAATGCCTTCAAGGATAAAGCACACATAATTTCTCTCATTTCGTGAAAGTAAACCTGAGGTTTATAATCATTAGACTTGctaaattcaataaattttttgatatattcATCCATAACAAGCTCTTGAGATGGTAAGTATTGGGATAGAGCTTGTTGGGTGAATAGACCATTCAACGATTTTCTATAATCAGTATGTTCCTTACCGTCTAAAAATACCCAGTTGGAAGGTCTTAAAATCTTGATAGCAACATCAACAACACATGGCTTAACAAATTTGGGAGATTGCAAAATTTTTCTGGCCAATTCTCTAGTGCTTGCAATGACAACAAATTTGTGGAAAATAGAAACACAGGATAATGGACCGCTATCCCACTTGGCTTTATATTCCTCAAATTTAGGATCCAAACTTTCTAGAAATGGACCAATAATAGGCCAAACTTTGAAATTTGGGCCGGCAATCGAACCTTTTTTGATTTGGTAAGAAACTTGGTCCCAAACCAATCCAACAAAgataaaagtgaaaaaaattttccaatatGATATGGTTGATAAATAGTTTAAAGCATTTAAAACAACGTTACCACTAGATGGTGATGTTGTGGTAGTAATGTTTTGGATATCTTCGACCACGTTGTCAAGTATTAAACCACtcattttaattatttatttattaatatatatatatatatatatatatttttttttttttttcttttttttaaatttctaacacttttctaattttggttatcaataatagtaaaacTGACTTAGTGTTATCGTGAAAATTGATATGGAGGATAATAAGGGAGTGATTAGAGGAAGAACAGATGAGTTGTATTGAATGATGATTAAAGTTGGGTTTATATGGAAACCagattgaaaaaaaaaaaaaaaagaaaatgatttGATAAGAAGTATAATTCGAATgtctttatttatatatgtatggaAGTCgaaggtaaaaaaaaaaaaaaattaaattaaatagaaagaaaagaaaaagaaaaagaaaaaaaagttaaagagaaaagaaaggaacGAAGGAAAAGTAAGGGAATGTAACCGATAGACTAAAAGTTGTCGAAAAAGTATAAGGAGAGAAAGAAAGCTAAAGTATAAAAGATTGAAATAATACGAAACGGGgaaaacctttttttatttaatttaatcaaagtttatttttttcggTTTTAAAGAACAAAAGCAGCTGGTTGTCgtttataaacaaaattaaagctTAATATTAAGAAAATAACAAGATAATCTTTGCTTTTTTACCTTCGTTTAATTCttgcttttgtttttaacaaaCGAAAAACAACTAAAAAATGTGATCGTTAATAACGCTGCcgtttaaataaacaatttcataatattataaaataactCATTTCCAGTCATGAGACCGCTGTTCTTTTTtacaatacaaaaataattaataatcaGAAGTacatagaaataaaaaaaaaaaaataaatcatatatacGACCCCAGAGAGGGTTGAACTCTCGATCTTGCGATTAACAGTCGCACGCCTTAACCAACTTGGCCATGGAGTCATAACAATTGAAGATATCGTAAGCGTAACTCAGCATTAGTCGTAATAATTACGGGTTCGGATTATGGTAATTAATTTCCTGTTCTATTTAGGTCTTTacatattataataataatatataataaagattatttaaaactataacttaaatacttttgatGAGTaacttgataataaatcatcgctttatatatgatttattttcacatttatatttgatattaatcttttccaaCATTTCGTTGTTATTCTATAAACGGCATCTTTGTTACAAAGATTTCCTATTAAGGTAATTTCCATTACGGAGACTTCCTGTATGTTGGTTGTAATATGTGTTTACTTGATTTCATATTACGACATCCTCCTCCTCCGAAACTGAGTGCTTCCAGAGTTGTTTAAAGTTTGCCAATAAGGCTGTCTTTCTGTAGTCAGgtaatttgttaaaaattctGAGTGGTATTTCTACAGATAGAGTTGGGTCGACATCGCTGAACTTTGCATACAGCTTCGTCTTATCTTCTGTGATTCCAATTACGCTAACTATTTCGGTTAATCTAAAttccatttctttttcagtTCTTGGCGGATGTTTTGGGTACCTGTCTGGGTCATGTTTGAATTCTTTCAACCATTCAATGTTAATTACTCTATGTGTCTTTTTAGTACTTGGTAAATCTATTTCATAGGCgttatcattaattttctttactACCTTGAAAGGTCCTAAATATATCGGTTGTATCTTCCAGTATTTGCCTTTAACGAAGTATGCGTCTCTGTGTACTAATACATGTTGTCCTGGTTCTAATATAATTTGTATTCTCTTGTTGTTCTTGGCTACTTCATTGTTTTCAGCGTTTGCAGctaaaaaatcttttgttCGCAATTCTATTGCTTTCAATTTCTTGGCTAATTCAACTGCGGAGTCATTTTGTGCTGAACTCTCCCCCTCCGTAAATATTTGTGGTTTATTAGGAATATAACCCAAATCAACTTCAAACGGAGCAGCTCGAATACTAGATAAATAAGTCGAATTGTAACAAAATTCTAAAATGGGCAAAAAATTATCCCATTGTTGATGATGTACGGAGCAATAGCTTTTTAACATACGACCTAAGATTTGAATAACTCTTTCAGTTTGTCCATCTGTTTGAGGATGGTTACTACTtgacatttttaattgaattcCTAATCGTTTCACTAATTCTTTGTATGCAGTGCTCATCATTCTAATATCCTTGTATGAGGTAATAAATCGGGGAAATCCGTGGTAAGCAAAAACGTGTTTAAATAGTAAATTAATAAGTTCAATGGAACCTGTAGTGCACTTGCATGGTATAAAGTGGCATCGTTTCGAGAATCTGTCTACgacaattaaaataaagtcGTTCTGACGAAATGTAAGTGGTAGTCCTGAAGCAAAGTCGATAGTAATATGTGACCATCGTCCTTTTGGAACATCTAAAGATTGTAGTAAACCTTGTGAGGCTCGTCGGTGTTGCTTCATAACTTGACAGTTGTAACAATGTGCTACGTAATCTTGTATATTCGAATATAAACTAGGCCAATAATAGTCTTTTGCAATTTTATGAAAAGTGATATCGGCACCAAAGTGTCCTCCTAATATAGCATTGTCATGATAGTACTCTAACACTGAATTTCTTGCTTTTTGTGGTACACATAGTCTGTCTTTGTAATATAAGAAATTGTCTTTGTCTATTGTATATGCTTCTTGAAATTGTCTTGATGAAGTCCATTTTTTCTGATATTTCTTGAATAAATGTAAATCCATTCCTTCTGTGTTCACATTATCTATATGTTTCATTCCGTGCAAAACTGCAGCACACCAGGGGTCATTCTCATAAAGTTCAAGCCATGATTTTGCATCAATGGTATCTACTTCTAAGCTTTTACTGTCTCGCGATAGTGTGTCAGCAATATGGTTCATTGTACCTTTTAGGTATGTCAAAGTGAAGTCGTATTCACTTAGCAGGTCTAACCAGCGGGAAATTCTTCTTGACGGTTCTTTCTTATTTTGTAATGATAAAAGTGAAATATGGTCTGTTCTTAATTCAAAATGGTTTCCATGTAGTAAATATCGGAAATGATTTAGTGCTTCAATTATTGctaataattctaattcTCCAGGTGGGTAATTCTTTTGTGCACCTTGTAAGCTTTTACTGAAGTATCCAATAACTCCAATTAGCTTGTtgttttctaatttttctaatacGGCTCCAAGTCCATCATACGATGCATCGGTAGTTAGTCTCATGTAACATTTGGGTGTATACGGGACTAATATTGGTGGTGAGCCTAGTGCTTTCTTTAAAGTTTCAACGCTTTGTGTT is drawn from Saccharomycodes ludwigii strain NBRC 1722 chromosome V, whole genome shotgun sequence and contains these coding sequences:
- the ERG5 gene encoding C-22 sterol desaturase (similar to Saccharomyces cerevisiae YMR015C | ERG5 | ERGosterol biosynthesis); amino-acid sequence: MSGLILDNVVEDIQNITTTTSPSSGNVVLNALNYLSTISYWKIFFTFIFVGLVWDQVSYQIKKGSIAGPNFKVWPIIGPFLESLDPKFEEYKAKWDSGPLSCVSIFHKFVVIASTRELARKILQSPKFVKPCVVDVAIKILRPSNWVFLDGKEHTDYRKSLNGLFTQQALSQYLPSQELVMDEYIKKFIEFSKSNDYKPQVYFHEMREIMCALSLKAFCGDYITKDQIRKVADDYYLVTAALELVNFPIILPYTKTWYGKKVADMTMKIFEGCAQMAKDHAAKNGKPVCVLDAWAKLIHDAKTSDDPDAKFLHREFSNREMSEAVFTFLFASQDASSSLACWLFQILADRPDVLQKVREEQLEVRNGNPKERLTLPLIDKMKYTNMVIKETLRYRPPVLMVPYVVKKNFPVADNYTAPKGAMLIPTLYPALHDPEVYENPDDFIPERWVEGSKANEAKRNWLVFGSGPHVCLGQKYVMMTFAGLIGKFALESNWEHEITPLSETIKVFATIFPKDDLLLTFKKRDPLTGQISE
- a CDS encoding uncharacterized protein (similar to Saccharomyces cerevisiae YGR109W-B | retrotransposon genes); translation: MNVVIQDTTLLNVQRVKRETRVLPRLRDIELNCLNTQKNRKTIARFTKKEKKQQENYKNNKKLLLKKKKNNNNNYNQPLQRPEPNSIKSLYQGHVEFAYADPEELGKFEQYYNEDEEEVFYDANSQLPATNDTKAEGIETGTDEQLSTAGIEKDTNPIVEIDDRDEVMDRMRERLKERKNSRIYPLIMKTPKIGRRREVELLLNDATLATVLMDTGAPTSVISRNLVEIIGLEVSKAPFQSISGAIKGTKEGTNKATTVRFTINDKEYKIDAYILDTINNKVIVGNPILETNPELLNIETEDKEQLNELLEVTIETKENKTWNFIPEWLRKKFRDIVGTKLLPETHKLVNVHHEIILKDPERLPKMQPYRSTPKLEEEARKMVDSLLSDGYIEESKAPIASPIIMVKKKSGDYRLCVDYRMLNKNTEPDLFPLPLLDTIFAKLGSSKIFTTLDLLNGYYQIPMKKEHKPLTSFVTPFGKYQFTVMPFGLRNAPSTFARLMSDIFRDLKFVCIYLDDILIHSDNTEEHWKHVETVLQRLKDHGLVAKRSKCYFAQRKVVFLGHEISSDGIRPLQGKTDAIKSLVVTQDIKSVQRFLGMINFYRRFIPRCSHIAKPLVEFTAKKTEWSDEQTQSVETLKKALGSPPILVPYTPKCYMRLTTDASYDGLGAVLEKLENNKLIGVIGYFSKSLQGAQKNYPPGELELLAIIEALNHFRYLLHGNHFELRTDHISLLSLQNKKEPSRRISRWLDLLSEYDFTLTYLKGTMNHIADTLSRDSKSLEVDTIDAKSWLELYENDPWCAAVLHGMKHIDNVNTEGMDLHLFKKYQKKWTSSRQFQEAYTIDKDNFLYYKDRLCVPQKARNSVLEYYHDNAILGGHFGADITFHKIAKDYYWPSLYSNIQDYVAHCYNCQVMKQHRRASQGLLQSLDVPKGRWSHITIDFASGLPLTFRQNDFILIVVDRFSKRCHFIPCKCTTGSIELINLLFKHVFAYHGFPRFITSYKDIRMMSTAYKELVKRLGIQLKMSSSNHPQTDGQTERVIQILGRMLKSYCSVHHQQWDNFLPILEFCYNSTYLSSIRAAPFEVDLGYIPNKPQIFTEGESSAQNDSAVELAKKLKAIELRTKDFLAANAENNEVAKNNKRIQIILEPGQHVLVHRDAYFVKGKYWKIQPIYLGPFKVVKKINDNAYEIDLPSTKKTHRVINIEWLKEFKHDPDRYPKHPPRTEKEMEFRLTEIVSVIGITEDKTKLYAKFSDVDPTLSVEIPLRIFNKLPDYRKTALLANFKQLWKHSVSEEEDVVI